TTCAATCCCCGGGGAAACATCATAAGATACCCGACTAATTCCCTTTTGCCGACTGATCTTGCGGATAACAACAGATCCAACCAAGCTCGTCCTCGCAACATGAGTACCACCACAGGGATTGTGGTCGAGCCCACCTATACTCGCAATCCGGGTACGACCCCCCTCGGCACCCTCCCCATCCTCATCCTGCGCGACACCCTCCAGCCAGGAAATGAGAATAGGTAGATCCAGCCGTACAAGCTCATCTACCTTCTCCTGTATAACTGGCTTGTGCTCATTATACAACAATCCCTCATATTCCATAGAAGCCTCCCTCGGGAAATGATTTGCCTTGACCTTTTTCTTATCCGGCATCAAAAGCTGCATGGCCAACCCAACGATGTGACCAGCTGTATGGAGCCGGGAATGATAGATGCGTTTTGAGTCATGGACCTTCTGCACGACAGACTGGCCCGCGACGAAGGAAGAGTTGGCGTCTAGGAATTTTCCAAAATGCAGGAACCGTCCATCGGGCGTTTTGCGTACCAGCGAGACTTCAAATGTGGGATCTTGGCCTACTGGTCCAATTGCGCCGGTGTCGCTGGGCTGTCCACCGCCTTGTGCGTAAAAGATAGTCTGGCGCATGGTGATTGCGCTATCTTCCGCGGGGACGTTTTTGGCTAggcttttttcttcctcggaGAGTGAAGGGATTGACTGAGAAGAGATAACCTCCGTAGTCAAAGTCCGCAGCGTGGCATCATCGAGGTACACTGCCTCTGTACTTTGGACCTGCATCGGCACATTAGTGATGACACATGCATATCGGGTTAAAGCCGGAGGGCTCATGCCATTATTGTTGCCTGGTGCTGCTTTTACGCTAATGAATATCTTGAATACGCTGTTCCCGGGAGAGAAGTTCTGCTTGTAGAGGACTTTCCCGTCTGGTGGGTCATGTCAACCACAGGGTGGAGTGCCTCAATATTCAGGCCCCAAATATCATCGTGgataacgtaattcccaagcgagctggccaccccaaccaaaacacgtccatgaattagatcttagttagttcaaccacccaccatgccaccaattcgtactcaatcctctcgaaattcaatagagcaggagggtaggatcttactagctatccaggcttttaagaatcaagaaatctcttcaattcgtgaagtggcgcgccgttttaacgtcccaagatccaccctttcaacccgcctgaatggtatacaacaccgcgcgatttctcgcgccaactctcataaattgaccgatcctgaagaggaatctcttcagaaatggatattctctatggacgctcgtggttcagctccacgaccttcaatggtgcaagaaatggcgaatgttctactttcgcatcgcggaatcaacccatcatctacagtcggcaaaaattgggtcactaattacattaaacgacatcccaatctatcctcgagattctacagacgttacaattacgaacgtgctaaatgtgaagatccaaaaatcattggtgaatggtttacacttgttcaaaaaacgattcttcaatacggcattgacaacgatgacatttataatttcgatgagactggttttgcaatgggattaaccgcagctgctaaagtcattatgagatctgaatactacggtcggcgatcacttttacaacctggaaatcgcgaatgggtgactgcaattgaatgtacaaatgcttcaggttgggcactacctccatgcattattttcaaaggcaaagtattcattgaatcttggttcgacaatcttccaaatgattggcgctttgaagtcagtcctaatggatggacctctgatgaaattggccttcgatggcttgaaaaactattcattccatcgacttattcacggacaaaaggtcaatatcgacttttgatacttgacggacatggaagtcatttgaccccgaaattcgatgaactttgcgaaaaaaacaacatcattccaatctgtatgcctgcacattcatcttatcttttacagccacttgatattggttgttttgcggtattaaaacgctcttacggtcaacttgttgaaaagaaaatgcgtcttggcgtcaaccatatcgacaaacttgattttcttgaagcatatccagttgcacgacttgaagctttcaaatcagaaactattcaaaacagctttacagctgctggtttagttcctctttatccagatcgagtgttatctaagctcaatattcaacttcgaactccgactcccccatctagtcgaggtagtgaatgggagccaaaaacaccaccaaatcacattcaatttttgaaacaagcatcctcaatcaaagcattacttcgtcaaagatcccgaagcccgccaagtccactcaattcagcgataaaccaggttttgaaagcttgccaaatgacgatgcaatcagcagcgattcttgagaaagaagttcacgatctacgatcggaacacgagaaaaagaagcagaaaaaacCTCcatctcgaaagcagatacctgctacagagggcttatcagttcaggaGGCTACTGCTCtaattgtgcaaccagaggaagtgattgaacctccccgcccccaggtccgcgcgcacagggaagcacctttattaccaagaacaagggcattaccgaaatgc
The nucleotide sequence above comes from Penicillium digitatum chromosome 1, complete sequence. Encoded proteins:
- a CDS encoding Translation elongation/initiation factor/Ribosomal, beta-barrel yields the protein MVQSTEAVYLDDATLRTLTTEVISSQSIPSLSEEEKSLAKNVPAEDSAITMRQTIFYAQGGGQPSDTGAIGPVGQDPTFEVSLVRKTPDGRFLHFGKFLDANSSFVAGQSVVQKVHDSKRIYHSRLHTAGHIVGLAMQLLMPDKKKVKANHFPREASMEYEGLLYNEHKPVIQEKVDELVRLDLPILISWLEGVAQDEDGEGAEGGRTRIASIGGLDHNPCGGTHVARTSLVGSVVIRKISRQKGISRVSYDVSPGIEA